The Xenopus tropicalis strain Nigerian chromosome 7, UCB_Xtro_10.0, whole genome shotgun sequence genome includes a region encoding these proteins:
- the LOC116412192 gene encoding chymotrypsin inhibitor-like, translating into MKIFSSVVLICTLALYPLCVYGRDGKDSSDSSDSDSDESDKCMSNQVWSNCGSSCPSNCQNKNNPNRICTEMCRRGCVCRPPHVFQSGHSGPCVLPTECP; encoded by the exons atgaagatattCAGCTCTGTGGTTCTAATCTGCACTCTGG CTTTGTATCCTCTCTGTGTCTATGGGAGAGATGGCAAAGATTCTTCCGACTCTTCCGACTCTGATTCTGATGAAT CAGACAAGTGCATGAGTAATCAGGTTTGGAGCAACTGTGGATCCTCCTGTCCCTCCAACTGTCAGAACAAGAATAACCCAAATAGGATCTGTACTGAAATGTGTAGGCGAGGATGCGTCTGCAGGCCCCCCCACGTCTTTCAGTCTGGGCACTCTGGCCCCTGTGTTCTGCCCACTGAATGCCCATAA